In Arthrobacter sp. MN05-02, one genomic interval encodes:
- the rpmE2 gene encoding 50S ribosomal protein L31 type B has translation MKSDIHPQYQSVVFRDLASDKAFLTKSTVGSPKTIEWEDGNTYPLIEVEISSESHPFYTGKQRIMDSAGRVERFNARFKGFGGKK, from the coding sequence GTGAAGTCTGATATCCACCCCCAGTACCAGTCGGTCGTGTTCCGCGACCTGGCCTCCGACAAGGCGTTCCTGACCAAGTCGACGGTCGGCTCGCCCAAGACCATCGAGTGGGAGGACGGCAACACCTACCCCCTCATCGAGGTCGAGATCTCCTCGGAGTCGCACCCGTTCTACACCGGCAAGCAGCGCATCATGGACTCCGCCGGCCGCGTCGAGCGCTTCAACGCCCGCTTCAAGGGCTTCGGCGGCAAGAAGTAG